In Sporichthya polymorpha DSM 43042, a genomic segment contains:
- a CDS encoding DUF305 domain-containing protein — MGWVHSTVIGAAAFMSGALTIFNLDHSDAGSAHPSTTSAEAAFARDMQNHHAQAIEMAVIARDRSSDPQIREIASDLALSQQQEIGQMRALLVVWGLPSVGPIFMDDANGNHTMGPAAMGMVSQGEIDKLGTLSRKAVGIRFFELMIPHHEAGVVMSEKVLAQTDDPAVRDLVTTILRVQRDEITLLKDLLRQRGVKVGA, encoded by the coding sequence ATGGGCTGGGTGCACTCGACGGTCATCGGGGCGGCTGCGTTCATGTCCGGGGCGCTGACGATCTTCAACCTCGATCACTCCGATGCGGGATCGGCGCACCCGTCAACAACCAGCGCCGAGGCGGCATTCGCCCGCGACATGCAGAACCACCACGCGCAGGCGATCGAGATGGCGGTCATCGCACGGGATCGCTCGTCGGATCCCCAGATCCGGGAGATCGCCTCGGACCTGGCGCTGAGTCAGCAGCAGGAGATCGGACAGATGCGCGCCCTGCTCGTCGTATGGGGACTGCCGTCCGTGGGGCCGATCTTCATGGACGACGCCAACGGTAACCACACCATGGGCCCGGCCGCGATGGGCATGGTGAGCCAGGGCGAGATCGACAAGCTCGGGACGCTCTCGCGCAAGGCGGTCGGGATTCGATTCTTCGAGCTGATGATTCCGCATCATGAGGCGGGCGTCGTCATGTCCGAGAAGGTGTTGGCCCAGACTGACGACCCGGCCGTTCGGGATCTCGTGACGACGATTCTTCGTGTCCAGCGGGACGAGATCACGCTGTTGAAGGATCTGCTCCGCCAACGCGGCGTCAAGGTCGGCGCCTGA
- a CDS encoding TerC/Alx family metal homeostasis membrane protein yields MDLEISALTWTLTVALVLGLLAFDLVLGALRPHKVGFAEAAAWTLFYIGVAIAFGTWFTIAHGSDYGTEFFAGYIVEYSLSVDNLFVFVIIMTTFAVPEAHQQKVLTFGIVLALAMRAVFILLGAALLAVFSFMFLLFGLLLMFTAVQLFRHRDEDPDIESNGVVRPARRLLPVTDTFVDGKLVTKVDGRKMVTPLLIVLLAIGSIDLLFALDSIPAVFGVTEEAYIVFAANAFALMGLRALFFLVKGLLDRLVYLSTGLAIILGFIGVKLILHWLNEDVTHDLPEVSTPVSLAVIVVILTVVTVASLIKTRNDPTAKAHAGAVLGSTAKSHSEH; encoded by the coding sequence TTGGACCTCGAGATCAGTGCACTGACCTGGACGCTGACGGTGGCCCTCGTGCTGGGGCTGCTGGCGTTCGATCTCGTCCTCGGCGCCCTTCGCCCGCACAAGGTCGGTTTCGCCGAAGCGGCGGCCTGGACTCTGTTCTACATCGGCGTCGCGATCGCGTTCGGGACCTGGTTCACGATCGCCCACGGCAGCGACTACGGCACCGAGTTCTTCGCCGGCTACATCGTCGAGTACAGCCTGTCGGTCGACAACCTGTTCGTCTTCGTCATCATCATGACCACCTTCGCAGTCCCCGAGGCGCACCAGCAGAAGGTGCTGACCTTCGGCATCGTGCTCGCCCTCGCGATGCGGGCCGTCTTCATCCTGCTCGGCGCGGCGCTGCTCGCCGTGTTCTCGTTCATGTTCCTGCTGTTCGGGCTGCTGCTGATGTTCACGGCGGTCCAGCTGTTCCGCCACCGTGACGAGGACCCGGACATCGAAAGCAATGGCGTGGTGCGCCCGGCCCGGCGCCTGTTGCCGGTGACCGACACCTTCGTCGACGGCAAGCTCGTCACCAAGGTGGACGGCCGGAAGATGGTCACGCCGCTTCTGATCGTGCTGCTCGCGATCGGCTCGATCGACCTGCTGTTCGCCCTCGACTCGATCCCCGCGGTGTTCGGCGTCACCGAGGAGGCGTACATCGTCTTCGCCGCGAACGCCTTCGCCCTGATGGGCCTGCGGGCGTTGTTCTTCCTGGTCAAGGGCCTGCTCGACCGGCTGGTCTACCTGTCCACCGGCCTGGCGATCATCCTCGGTTTCATCGGGGTCAAGCTGATCCTCCACTGGCTGAACGAGGACGTCACCCACGACCTGCCGGAGGTCAGCACGCCGGTCAGCCTCGCCGTCATCGTCGTGATCCTCACCGTCGTGACGGTGGCCAGCCTGATCAAGACCCGCAACGACCCGACGGCCAAGGCGCACGCCGGGGCGGTACTGGGCTCGACCGCGAAGTCGCACTCCGAGCACTGA
- a CDS encoding heavy metal translocating P-type ATPase — protein sequence MSDACGCGGGDTADGEEREPEAFWQIRELQFAVISGVLLVSAWLTGRSSGGADAATAAMEWLALIVGAYTFVPATLLRLVERKIGVGTLMTIAAVGAVLLGEVGEAAMLAFLFSISEGLEEYSLARTRRGLRALLSLVPAEATVVRNGVETVVAPTELRVGDRMLVRPGERIATDGVITEGRTALDVSAITGESVPVEVGPGSEVFAGSINGTGALTVEVTTTAEDNSLARIVKIVEAEQSRKGASQRLADRIAKPLVPGIMVAAAVIAALGSLFGDPSTWIERALVVLVAASPCALAISVPVAVVAAVGAASRIGVLVKGGAALEALGRVRGVAFDKTGTLTANRPTVVDVAAADGVSRGTVLDVAAALEARSEHPLARAILAATDDVRPAEGVEAVTGAGLTGRRDGQLLRLGRPGWLDAGSLAGDVERMQGAGATVVLVERDGTLLGAVAVRDELRPEAADVVAQLRRDGYAVAMLTGDNRTTAAALAARIGIEAVHAELRPEDKARLIEELGRSRSMAMVGDGVNDAPALATADLGIAMGAMGSDVAIETADVALMGEDLRHLPLAFRHARRARRIMLQNIGLSLALITALMPLALLGVLGLAAVVLVHELAEVVVIANGVRAGRTKPVGLPPARHPSESARPALAGTAS from the coding sequence ATGAGCGACGCGTGCGGCTGCGGTGGCGGCGACACTGCCGACGGTGAAGAGCGGGAGCCCGAGGCCTTCTGGCAAATCCGTGAGCTGCAGTTCGCGGTGATCTCGGGTGTACTTCTGGTCTCAGCCTGGCTCACCGGGCGCAGTTCCGGCGGCGCCGACGCGGCGACCGCCGCGATGGAGTGGCTGGCGCTCATCGTGGGCGCTTACACCTTCGTGCCCGCGACGCTGCTCCGGCTGGTCGAGCGCAAGATCGGCGTAGGGACGCTGATGACGATCGCCGCGGTCGGTGCCGTCCTTCTCGGGGAGGTCGGCGAGGCCGCGATGCTGGCATTCCTGTTCTCGATCAGCGAAGGGCTGGAGGAGTACTCGCTGGCGCGCACCCGGCGCGGTCTGCGTGCGCTGCTGTCCCTCGTCCCCGCGGAAGCGACGGTCGTGCGGAACGGGGTGGAGACCGTCGTGGCCCCTACTGAACTCCGGGTCGGGGACCGCATGCTGGTCAGGCCCGGGGAGCGAATCGCCACCGACGGGGTCATCACCGAGGGTCGGACCGCGCTGGACGTCTCGGCCATCACCGGCGAATCCGTGCCGGTCGAGGTCGGCCCGGGCAGTGAGGTCTTCGCCGGCTCCATCAACGGCACCGGTGCGCTCACCGTCGAGGTGACCACGACCGCGGAGGACAACTCTCTGGCCCGCATCGTCAAGATCGTGGAGGCCGAACAGTCCCGCAAGGGGGCGAGTCAGCGGCTCGCCGACAGAATCGCCAAGCCGCTGGTGCCGGGGATCATGGTCGCCGCGGCAGTGATCGCGGCCCTGGGCAGTCTCTTCGGGGACCCGTCTACCTGGATCGAGCGCGCCCTAGTCGTGCTGGTCGCGGCCTCGCCGTGTGCGCTGGCCATCTCCGTGCCCGTCGCCGTGGTCGCCGCGGTCGGCGCGGCCAGCCGGATCGGCGTGCTGGTCAAGGGGGGCGCCGCGCTGGAGGCCTTGGGCCGGGTGCGCGGAGTGGCGTTCGACAAGACGGGGACGCTGACCGCGAACCGGCCGACCGTCGTTGATGTGGCCGCAGCTGACGGGGTGTCACGCGGAACCGTGCTGGACGTGGCCGCCGCCCTCGAGGCCCGCAGCGAACACCCCCTCGCCCGCGCGATCCTCGCGGCAACCGACGATGTCCGTCCGGCCGAAGGGGTGGAGGCGGTGACCGGTGCCGGGCTCACTGGGCGCCGGGACGGGCAGCTCCTACGCCTCGGCCGTCCGGGATGGCTCGACGCCGGATCACTGGCCGGGGACGTCGAGCGGATGCAAGGCGCCGGGGCAACTGTCGTGCTCGTCGAGCGCGACGGAACGTTGCTAGGTGCGGTCGCGGTCCGGGACGAGCTGCGCCCGGAGGCGGCCGATGTCGTCGCGCAGCTGCGCCGCGACGGCTACGCGGTGGCCATGCTCACCGGTGACAACCGCACCACCGCCGCCGCGCTCGCTGCCCGAATTGGAATCGAGGCGGTGCACGCCGAGCTCCGTCCGGAGGACAAGGCGCGGCTGATCGAGGAGCTGGGCCGCTCCCGGTCGATGGCCATGGTGGGGGACGGGGTCAACGACGCCCCGGCGCTGGCGACGGCGGACCTCGGGATTGCCATGGGCGCCATGGGATCGGACGTTGCCATCGAGACCGCCGATGTCGCCCTCATGGGTGAGGACCTGCGTCACCTGCCGCTGGCGTTCAGGCACGCTCGACGCGCCCGGCGCATCATGCTGCAGAACATCGGGCTGTCCTTGGCCCTCATCACCGCGCTGATGCCCCTGGCGCTGCTCGGGGTGCTCGGCCTCGCGGCCGTGGTTCTCGTGCACGAACTCGCCGAGGTCGTCGTCATCGCCAACGGAGTCCGTGCCGGGCGAACCAAGCCGGTTGGCCTGCCGCCGGCGCGGCACCCGAGCGAGTCTGCCCGGCCGGCGCTGGCCGGTACGGCGTCGTGA
- a CDS encoding multicopper oxidase family protein — translation MSDAAPALPDLTQTSQEPKDLGDGTTLAAWRLVDGVKVFDLVLAPKKHETEPGRVKDGLSVNGTIPAPTIRVNQGDKLRFNVVNKMAEGTSIHWHGMDLPNEQDGVPGVTQKTIPPQGNFAYEWTAISTGTHWYHSHMHGDQEGRGVFGLLDVVPLVGDIASDRDYTMIFSDGALGFVINGKSFPATTRMAARVGERVRIRLIGAGPEMIHSIHLHLGFFEVVAQDGNRLPQPYKADTLLLGIGQTFDLVWVPTREGAWMMHCHIFSHSETKAGMTGMATLFDVAPANPVTAPRIPLSVSGAAATPAHATREQHTG, via the coding sequence GTGTCCGACGCCGCACCGGCGCTGCCCGACCTCACGCAGACCTCTCAGGAACCGAAAGACCTAGGGGACGGCACAACGCTGGCCGCGTGGAGACTGGTCGATGGAGTCAAGGTGTTCGATCTCGTCCTGGCGCCGAAGAAGCACGAGACTGAGCCGGGGCGGGTCAAGGACGGCCTGTCCGTCAACGGCACAATCCCGGCGCCGACGATCCGCGTCAACCAGGGCGACAAGCTGAGGTTCAACGTCGTCAACAAGATGGCCGAGGGGACCTCGATTCACTGGCACGGCATGGACTTGCCGAACGAGCAGGACGGTGTGCCGGGCGTCACCCAGAAGACGATCCCCCCGCAGGGCAACTTCGCCTACGAGTGGACCGCGATCAGCACCGGGACGCACTGGTACCACTCCCACATGCACGGCGACCAGGAAGGTCGCGGCGTCTTCGGACTGCTTGACGTGGTGCCGCTCGTCGGTGACATCGCATCTGATCGCGACTACACGATGATCTTCTCCGACGGCGCGCTCGGATTCGTCATCAACGGCAAGAGCTTCCCGGCCACTACCCGGATGGCGGCCCGGGTTGGCGAGCGCGTCCGGATCCGGCTCATCGGCGCCGGACCCGAGATGATCCACTCCATTCATCTGCACCTAGGCTTCTTCGAAGTGGTGGCGCAAGACGGGAACAGGCTGCCTCAGCCGTACAAGGCCGACACCCTCCTACTCGGGATCGGACAGACTTTCGACCTCGTCTGGGTCCCCACGCGCGAAGGTGCCTGGATGATGCACTGTCACATCTTCAGCCACTCGGAAACGAAGGCCGGGATGACCGGCATGGCCACGCTGTTCGACGTAGCGCCGGCGAACCCGGTCACAGCTCCCCGCATCCCGCTCAGTGTTTCAGGTGCAGCCGCCACACCGGCTCACGCGACCAGAGAACAGCACACCGGATGA
- a CDS encoding ABC transporter ATP-binding protein: MSAPADTSRAVSGARESDGKSLLAVSQLTRRYGTRTAVDDVSFTLGPGIAGLLGPNGAGKSSLMTCMAGIAAWDAGTIRIGDADVARNPRAARKLLGFMPERVAFPNEMRVTEYLAFAAEAKRIPRAERSAAVELAISRTGLGAVPDRIVGNLSKGNKQRVGMAQALMGDPLVTILDEPMNGLDPLNILDMRSMLQEYGRTRSVIVSTHLLTDARLMCNNVLVMALGKLVYRGAPSEMAEGMGHAVRLRIRIHDPGVEPGDPGDLVEGTSLIAVEPDARGVTALVQARDDAAVAELVRAWSAKWPVTTVESTADSLEEAFREAVLGSATVPVDVAE, translated from the coding sequence ATGAGCGCGCCTGCCGACACTTCTCGGGCCGTCTCGGGAGCTCGGGAATCCGACGGCAAGTCGTTGCTGGCCGTCAGCCAGCTGACCCGCCGTTACGGCACGCGCACCGCCGTGGACGACGTGTCCTTCACCCTCGGGCCGGGCATCGCCGGGCTGCTCGGGCCCAATGGCGCCGGCAAGTCCTCGCTGATGACCTGCATGGCGGGCATCGCCGCCTGGGACGCCGGGACCATCCGGATCGGCGACGCCGACGTCGCCCGTAATCCTCGCGCGGCCCGCAAGCTGCTCGGCTTCATGCCCGAGCGGGTCGCCTTCCCGAACGAGATGCGGGTGACCGAGTACCTGGCATTCGCGGCCGAGGCCAAGCGGATCCCACGCGCGGAACGAAGTGCTGCCGTGGAACTCGCGATCTCCCGGACCGGACTCGGCGCCGTACCGGACCGGATCGTCGGCAACCTGTCTAAAGGCAACAAGCAGCGCGTCGGCATGGCCCAGGCGTTGATGGGCGACCCGCTGGTCACGATCCTCGACGAGCCGATGAACGGCCTGGACCCGCTCAACATCCTGGACATGCGCTCGATGCTTCAGGAGTACGGGCGGACCCGCTCGGTGATCGTGTCCACGCACCTGCTCACCGACGCCCGGCTGATGTGCAACAACGTGCTGGTGATGGCGTTGGGCAAGCTGGTCTACCGGGGTGCGCCCTCGGAGATGGCCGAGGGCATGGGCCACGCGGTGCGGCTGCGGATCCGGATCCACGACCCCGGGGTCGAACCCGGGGACCCCGGCGATCTGGTGGAGGGAACCTCGTTGATCGCGGTCGAACCGGACGCCCGCGGGGTCACCGCGCTGGTCCAGGCGCGCGACGACGCCGCGGTGGCGGAGCTGGTGCGGGCCTGGTCGGCGAAGTGGCCGGTGACGACGGTGGAGTCCACCGCGGACAGCCTCGAGGAGGCTTTCCGGGAAGCCGTCCTGGGGTCCGCGACCGTGCCTGTGGATGTGGCGGAGTAA
- a CDS encoding signal peptidase II produces MTVGDPTPRAVAVTRVRALALTGAGVLAALDLSLKAWAERDLSDGQAVDLALIELRLVFNPGVAFGLGSALPSALVLAVTGTIVAGLAVFVWRTPGTGAPVTAFALVVVLAGAVSNLADRAADGVVTDYLHTGWFPTFNGADVLITVGGFALVLGSLRAPSPRSGPAASP; encoded by the coding sequence GTGACGGTCGGAGATCCGACGCCTCGTGCCGTCGCAGTGACCCGGGTGCGTGCCCTCGCGCTCACCGGCGCCGGGGTGTTGGCCGCGCTCGATCTGAGCCTCAAGGCCTGGGCCGAACGCGATCTCTCCGACGGCCAGGCGGTCGACCTCGCCCTGATCGAGCTTCGCCTGGTGTTCAACCCCGGCGTGGCCTTCGGTCTGGGCAGCGCTCTGCCGAGCGCATTGGTGCTGGCGGTGACCGGAACGATCGTCGCCGGTCTGGCGGTCTTCGTGTGGCGCACGCCCGGCACCGGTGCACCCGTCACGGCATTCGCCCTGGTGGTGGTGCTGGCCGGGGCGGTGTCCAATCTCGCCGACCGAGCGGCGGACGGGGTGGTCACCGACTATCTGCACACCGGCTGGTTCCCGACCTTCAACGGGGCGGATGTGCTCATCACCGTCGGCGGGTTCGCCTTAGTTCTCGGCAGCCTTCGTGCCCCGTCGCCGCGGTCGGGCCCCGCGGCCTCGCCGTGA
- a CDS encoding ArsR/SmtB family transcription factor: MAIDRRAACSPGGAEDAALSAAGALFHSLADVTRLAIVTRLAGGEARVVDLMEQLGLAQSTVSAHVACLRDCGLVIGRPEGRQIFYSLARPELFDLLAAAETLLAATGNAVALCPVYGTADPEIGRKDKRR; encoded by the coding sequence ATGGCGATTGATCGACGAGCGGCTTGTTCACCGGGAGGCGCCGAAGACGCGGCCCTGAGCGCGGCTGGGGCGTTGTTCCACAGCCTCGCGGATGTCACCCGTCTGGCGATCGTCACCCGTCTGGCGGGTGGCGAGGCTCGGGTCGTCGATCTCATGGAGCAGCTCGGCCTGGCGCAGTCCACGGTGTCGGCCCACGTGGCGTGCCTGCGGGACTGTGGCCTGGTGATCGGGCGGCCGGAGGGGCGGCAGATCTTCTACAGCCTGGCCCGCCCAGAGCTTTTCGACCTGCTGGCGGCCGCCGAGACCCTGCTGGCGGCGACGGGCAACGCAGTCGCACTCTGCCCGGTGTACGGCACGGCCGACCCAGAAATCGGAAGGAAGGATAAGCGGCGATGA
- a CDS encoding copper resistance CopC/CopD family protein, whose amino-acid sequence MRAQLWRAIAGLLVATVLASIAVVISAGPAAAHADLVSTSPRADQVLDTPPGGIELIFSDSIDLDTSVVRVVEPNGAVTDGLGALTHVGDNAASIAVDLPDSLSRGTRSVVYRVVSTDGHPVQGAFQFSVGVATASAAPDVLGETDDLLGLGLGIARWVAFVGLALALGTLLLVFTAWPAGLTVSSVRRLLWIGLGSLSLASLASFALYGPYISGAGIADSVDPELFDLSLGTRVGQLLVLRLTVLALVSVGLYFWLRRSRTQSPPEVPDANPRELAGARPALATLLIGGVLALTWSLATHSADGGGSVLTLPVDLAHMLAMSAWLGGMPALLVLLLRVRESAALSRAVPVFSRTATVCVLTLVATGVLQTWRQVGSADALTSTAYGGWLIVKLALVAGILALGALARWWAAPHLLATLKTDRRPKGRRATSVSTSRQPAAVTAAGTGPFGRLVAIETSLGAVVLAVTATLVSTQPAEAAHRSKQAAASAEATPLMLVASAIETTVGFRLAALTPNQEPSAFVTPLVVPPGPAQGRGFVEAVISPAFGGLPNELHISVTDDLGKPYEIAVAAIDLRAVGGTERSSRYGLRSTGQGHFAAAFTVPSAGKWQLGISVRDAAGMEALILVPFEASPSII is encoded by the coding sequence ATGAGAGCTCAGCTGTGGCGTGCGATCGCGGGCCTGCTCGTCGCGACCGTCCTGGCGAGCATTGCGGTGGTGATCTCGGCGGGACCGGCGGCCGCCCACGCTGACCTCGTGAGCACCTCGCCTCGGGCGGATCAGGTCTTGGACACTCCACCCGGCGGTATCGAACTGATCTTCAGTGACAGCATCGATCTCGACACGTCGGTGGTACGGGTGGTCGAGCCCAACGGCGCGGTGACCGACGGGCTGGGCGCCCTGACCCACGTCGGAGACAACGCCGCCTCGATCGCCGTAGACCTGCCGGACTCCCTGAGCCGCGGAACACGATCGGTGGTCTACCGCGTGGTGTCCACCGACGGACATCCGGTCCAGGGAGCCTTCCAGTTCAGCGTCGGGGTGGCGACCGCCTCGGCAGCCCCAGACGTGCTGGGCGAAACCGACGACCTGCTCGGCCTTGGTCTCGGTATCGCCCGCTGGGTCGCGTTCGTCGGCTTGGCGCTTGCCCTCGGAACGTTGCTGCTGGTGTTCACCGCCTGGCCGGCCGGACTGACCGTGTCGTCGGTGCGAAGGCTGCTCTGGATCGGCTTGGGTTCCCTCTCCCTCGCATCCCTGGCGAGCTTCGCCCTCTACGGCCCCTACATTTCCGGGGCGGGAATCGCCGACAGCGTCGATCCGGAACTCTTCGACCTGTCGCTCGGAACCCGGGTTGGTCAACTACTCGTGCTCCGGTTGACCGTGCTGGCGCTCGTCAGCGTGGGCCTCTATTTCTGGCTGCGGCGATCGCGCACGCAATCACCTCCCGAGGTTCCCGACGCGAATCCGCGGGAGTTGGCCGGCGCGCGTCCCGCGCTCGCAACCTTGCTCATCGGCGGAGTGCTGGCTTTGACCTGGAGCTTGGCCACCCACAGTGCGGATGGCGGCGGGTCAGTCCTTACCTTGCCGGTGGATCTGGCTCACATGCTGGCGATGAGCGCTTGGCTGGGAGGAATGCCAGCCTTGCTCGTACTTCTGCTGCGGGTGCGGGAGTCTGCCGCGTTGTCTCGGGCTGTTCCGGTGTTCTCCCGCACGGCCACCGTGTGCGTGCTGACGCTGGTGGCAACCGGGGTGCTGCAGACGTGGCGGCAGGTGGGTTCGGCGGATGCACTCACCTCCACGGCCTACGGCGGCTGGCTGATCGTCAAACTCGCCTTGGTCGCAGGGATCCTGGCCCTGGGTGCCCTCGCCCGGTGGTGGGCCGCCCCTCACCTGTTGGCCACTCTCAAGACCGACCGGAGGCCAAAGGGACGTCGGGCCACCTCGGTGTCGACCTCACGTCAGCCTGCGGCCGTCACCGCTGCCGGCACAGGCCCGTTCGGCCGCCTGGTGGCGATCGAGACCAGTCTCGGTGCGGTCGTGCTGGCTGTGACCGCCACGCTTGTCAGCACCCAGCCGGCGGAAGCGGCGCATCGGTCCAAGCAGGCCGCGGCCTCTGCCGAGGCAACGCCTCTGATGCTGGTCGCCTCGGCCATCGAGACGACCGTGGGATTCCGGCTGGCCGCACTCACGCCAAACCAGGAGCCCAGCGCTTTCGTGACGCCCTTGGTCGTCCCGCCGGGACCAGCCCAAGGCCGAGGCTTCGTGGAGGCTGTGATCAGTCCCGCGTTCGGTGGTCTACCCAACGAACTACACATCTCCGTGACCGACGATCTCGGTAAGCCGTATGAGATCGCGGTGGCGGCCATCGACCTGCGTGCAGTTGGAGGGACGGAGCGTTCGTCCCGCTACGGGTTGCGCAGTACTGGACAAGGCCACTTCGCGGCGGCCTTCACCGTGCCTAGCGCTGGCAAGTGGCAGCTGGGCATCAGCGTCCGCGACGCCGCCGGAATGGAAGCGCTCATCCTCGTGCCATTCGAAGCCAGCCCATCCATCATCTGA
- a CDS encoding ABC transporter permease subunit, translating to MLTLLKRELTSLLLWPARYLIAAAYIVISGILFIDLVSSNNSADLESYYANTVNTLLVMCPILAARAIAEERASGALQISLAWPVPRWAMVLSKFVANTLITWLVVSISWIYYVRLDSIAEPEFARVLGGWIGLLLLSAMFNAISLAISSRMNTSVGAAFLAFVVLLVLRLIEFLPDNLEGKVDQFSPLTRLNPLLDGVLPAEDVAYFVVLAAAALAIAVYSLGRRRAGSNRPVMVQRVAAFIGVTAFVVGAPSVAGAASGEIDLTPGDRETVSAATQEIIDKLGKTPITLTAFSPSLSLQASQARATVRKYEAAGAKIELKVIDPDISPALARASGVIDYNDYLLTVGGKSREIDDLVESALTAAITQLGETDPPLACFIQGHDERRINDVQDEGLTSFAARLRIIGWRTSEVFLSGTDAPQLLRQCEVVLVIGPGSRIPIKELQILQDYTRKQGRLVVAADPVRGDIGQLNQLVTPWGLKFLPEPLRDPQSVAGDSAAIISSRYPSASSVVDTLNKDDTPVLFSNTLAIDKAGPDGDEGPQVAPLVQSSPKSYRVDKTGKLIPQTEGVHTLAGFTYIPEREAPGETPRLTSTRVGVLGTANAASNLYQKSFGNQDLVVRLTQFIAGEDVIISAYREVGQNAQFQITGAPTHLVDPADRRAADARCARVRAVRVLPAEARVRAQSRPPSASPSCSFGFQGRDGG from the coding sequence GTGCTGACCCTGCTCAAGCGCGAGCTCACCTCGCTGCTCCTCTGGCCCGCGAGGTACCTGATCGCGGCCGCCTACATCGTGATCTCCGGGATCCTGTTCATCGACCTGGTCAGCTCGAACAACTCCGCCGACCTGGAGTCGTACTACGCGAACACGGTCAACACCCTGCTGGTGATGTGCCCGATCCTGGCCGCCCGCGCGATCGCGGAGGAACGCGCCAGCGGCGCGTTGCAGATCTCGCTGGCCTGGCCGGTGCCGCGCTGGGCGATGGTGCTGAGCAAGTTCGTCGCAAACACTTTGATCACCTGGCTGGTCGTCAGCATCTCCTGGATCTACTACGTCCGCCTCGATTCCATCGCCGAACCGGAGTTCGCCCGCGTGCTGGGCGGCTGGATCGGGCTGCTGCTGCTGTCGGCGATGTTCAACGCGATCTCGCTGGCGATCTCCTCGCGGATGAACACCTCGGTCGGCGCGGCCTTCCTAGCCTTTGTTGTGCTTCTGGTGCTGCGCCTGATCGAGTTCCTGCCGGACAACCTGGAAGGCAAGGTGGACCAGTTCAGCCCGCTGACCCGGCTGAACCCGTTGCTCGACGGCGTGCTCCCCGCCGAGGATGTCGCGTACTTCGTGGTGCTCGCGGCCGCGGCGCTCGCCATCGCGGTGTACAGCCTTGGGCGGCGGCGCGCGGGCTCGAACCGCCCTGTAATGGTGCAGCGCGTCGCCGCCTTCATCGGCGTGACCGCTTTCGTCGTAGGCGCGCCCTCGGTGGCCGGTGCCGCCTCCGGCGAGATCGACCTGACCCCCGGCGACCGGGAGACCGTCTCGGCGGCCACGCAGGAGATCATTGACAAGCTCGGGAAAACTCCGATCACCCTCACCGCATTCTCGCCGAGTCTCAGCTTGCAGGCGAGCCAGGCCCGGGCGACGGTGCGCAAGTACGAGGCTGCGGGCGCGAAGATCGAGCTCAAGGTCATCGATCCGGACATCTCGCCGGCTCTGGCACGGGCGTCCGGGGTGATCGACTACAACGACTATCTGTTGACCGTTGGCGGCAAGTCCCGGGAGATCGACGATCTGGTCGAGAGTGCGCTGACCGCCGCGATCACGCAGCTCGGGGAGACCGATCCACCGCTGGCGTGCTTCATCCAGGGCCACGACGAGCGCCGGATCAACGACGTTCAGGACGAAGGGCTGACCTCGTTCGCCGCCCGTCTTCGGATCATCGGCTGGCGGACCAGCGAGGTGTTCCTGTCCGGAACGGACGCTCCCCAGCTGCTCCGGCAGTGCGAGGTCGTGCTTGTGATCGGCCCGGGCTCGAGGATCCCGATCAAAGAGCTACAGATTCTGCAGGACTACACCAGGAAGCAGGGCCGGCTCGTCGTGGCCGCAGACCCCGTGCGAGGCGATATCGGACAGCTCAACCAACTCGTCACCCCGTGGGGACTGAAATTCCTGCCCGAGCCGCTGCGCGACCCGCAGTCCGTGGCCGGCGATTCCGCCGCCATCATCTCCTCGCGCTACCCGTCGGCATCCTCCGTCGTTGACACCTTGAACAAGGACGACACTCCAGTGCTGTTCAGCAACACCCTGGCGATCGATAAGGCCGGCCCCGACGGCGACGAAGGTCCCCAGGTCGCGCCGCTGGTTCAGAGCAGTCCGAAGAGCTATCGGGTCGACAAGACTGGCAAGCTGATCCCTCAGACCGAAGGGGTGCACACCCTCGCCGGCTTCACCTACATTCCGGAGCGCGAGGCACCCGGGGAGACCCCGCGACTCACTAGCACTCGGGTGGGCGTGCTCGGCACCGCGAACGCCGCGTCGAACCTCTACCAGAAGTCCTTCGGCAACCAGGATCTGGTGGTCCGGTTGACGCAGTTCATCGCCGGCGAGGACGTGATCATCTCCGCGTACCGCGAGGTCGGGCAGAACGCGCAGTTCCAGATCACCGGCGCCCCAACGCACCTCGTTGATCCGGCAGACCGTCGTGCTGCCGACGCTCGCTGCGCTCGTGTTCGTGCCGTTCGTGTACTTCCGGCTGAGGCGAGGGTGAGGGCGCAGTCGCGGCCCCCGTCTGCATCGCCCTCCTGCTCGTTTGGATTTCAGGGACGTGATGGTGGGTGA